GGTAGGCGGCGAGTTCGAGGCCGGGCGGGAGGGGACGGGGCGGGCCGGTCACGGTCAGGCCGACGGGCAATCCGGTGTCCCGGACCCGTCCGACCAGCGTTTCCAGTTGGTCCAGGCCGGGCTGCGGGGTCAGCTCCGCCGCCGTATCGGCCAGGTCCGCACCTCCGTCCGTCCCCTCCCCTTCGTCGGCCATGGTGAGCAGTCCCATGACGTGGCGCAGCTCGGTCATGGCCGCCCGGCCGCCCGCCTCGACGGCTAGCAGCGCCTCGTCGGCCTCCTCGGGGGAGGTTTTCATGATCTTGCGGGCGGCGCCCGCCTGGATGATCATCACGCTGACGTTGTGCGTGACGACGTCGTGCAGTTCGCGGGCGATCCTGGCCCGCTCATGCTCGACGGCCCGGCGCAGCGCCTCGGCCTGTTCGCGTTCCAGGGCGGAGAGCCGGGTGCGGCCCTCGTCGGTTCGGAGTTTCCAGGTACGCAGGCCGATGGCGGCCACGGCCATCGGGACCAGGATCAGCAGGGCGATGTATTCGTTGGGGACGATCGGTGTCACCGAGTTCCCCGACGTGCCGACCAGGACGACCGACACCGCCAGCGCCGCCAGGGTCGCCACCCGGTACGGGCTGTACACGGCGGCGCTGTAGACGGCGATGATGAACGCGTAGAAGGTCAGCCGCAGAACGCTCTGCGGTGTCGCCAGCGTCGCGGCCGTCACGACGCACAGCACGGCGACCGGGTAGCGGCGGCGCAGCGCCAGGGCACCCGAGGCGATAACTGCGAGGGTCACCATGAAGGCCAGGCCGCTGGGGCCCGACGGGCGCGGTATGACGATCTCCACGCCGGGTGCGATCTCACGCACCACGACGTTATTGGCGTTGTCGATGCCGTAGTAGACGGTGGCGATACCGAGTGCCAGTGCCACCAGCGCGTCGAACTGCCGGGCGCGCAGGGTCGGCCGCAGTGGTGGACCGCTTGGAAGCCTGGCGTCGCGGACCGTCTGGCCAGCGGCTTCCCGCAGCCACTCCAGCGTCGTACGTGCGTCCATCACCGGATCATTGTCGCCGCCGCGCGAACCCGCGGAGTCCGTCCCGGCGGTCATTCCCACCGCACCGGGTACATCGCCCGCCTACATCGCAGGGATGACGTTTCCGGGGCTCATCCGAGTGCGGTACCGCAATGGGTTCGGGCGGGCGACGCGTGCGGGCCGGGCCCGCTCCTAGCGTTCACGCAGCCAACTGGCCGTACCCAAGGAGCCTTTCATGACCGTGCCGGTGATCGAACTGCGCGAGGTGAGCCGACGATACGACGACGGCCCGCCCGCCCTGCACGACGCGTCACTGACCGTGCAGTCCGGCGAGGCCGTCGCGATCCTCGGCCCTTCCGGCAGCGGCAAGTCCACGCTGCTCAATCTGATCGCGGGCCTGGACCGGCCCGATACGGGAACCGTCACCGTGGACGGGGTGCGGGTGGACCAGCTGCGCGAAGCCGGATCGGCGCTCTACCGGCGGTCGAAGATCGGCCTGGTCTTCCAGTTCTTCAATCTGCTCGACGATCTGACCGTCACCGACAACGTCGTCCTGCCCGCGCGCCTCGCCGGTATGGCACGTGGCGAGGCAGACCGCCGGACGGCGGAACTCCTGGAACTGCTGGGCATCGACCGGCACGCCCGCTCCTATCCGGGGCGACTGTCCGGCGGCGAGCGGCAGCGCGTCGCGGTGGCCCGGGCGTTGATGAACCGGCCGGCGCTTCTCCTGGCCGACGAGCCGACCGGGGCCTTGGACACGGCTGCAGGACAGGACGTCAGCAAGCTGCTCGCCGACCTCAATGCCGAGGGCCAGACCATCGTCGTGGTCACCCACGACCTGGCCCTGGCCCGGTCCTGCACGAACCATACGGTCCGGATCACCGACGGCCGGATCACCGAAGACGTCCGGTCGCGGGCCGCCGCCCCCGAGGCCGTCCGATGAGCGCACTCGGCAAGGTGGTGCGCTCGGGGGTGGGACGACGCCGGGTGCAGACGCTGGTGATCGGGCTCGCCACGATGATGGCGGTGGCCGCCTCCGTCCTCGGCGGATCGCTGCTCGTGGTTTCCGGCGCGCCCTTCGACGACGCATTCGCCCAGCAGCACGGCGCGCATCTGTCCGTGCAGTTCGACGCGGACAAGGTGAGCGCCGGGCAGCTGTCGAGATCCAAGGACGCCGAAGGGGTGAGTGATGCGGCCGGGCCGTTCCGTACGGTGACGGTCACCCCGCAGTCGGACGGGGCGGGCCCCGGGTGGCCGATGACCGTGGTTGGCCGGGGCAATCCCGGCCGGAATGTGGACGAGGTGGCGCTGCTCGACGGGCGGTGGCCCACGCGCTCCGGCGAGATCGTGCTGTCCGCCGACTCCTCGCTCTTCCCGACCCTGGGGATGAAGATCACTTTCCCCGAGCTGTCCGGCGGTCCGACACTGACGGTGGTCGGTGTGGCCCGCTCGGTCACGCAGACCGCTGACGCCTGGGTGGTTCCGTCCCAGATGCCGGCGCTCACCGCGCCCGGTAGCGGCGGCTACCAGATGCTCTACCGCTTCACCGACGCGGGCACCGTCGCTCAGATCACCGCGGGCGGCAAGGCAGTGACTAAAACCCTGCCGCCAGGAACGGCCGTCGGTGAACAGTCATGGCTCACCGTCAAGGAGACCGCCGAGCGCGACACCGCCGTCTACGTCCCGTTCCTCATCGCGTTCGGCGCTCTGGGCCTGGTCATGTCGGTGCTCATCGTCGGCAACGTCGTCGCCTCGGCCGTCGGCACGGGAACGCGCCGCATCGGCATCCTCAAGGCCGTCGGCTTCACCCCGTTCCAGGTCGTGCGGGCCTACGTGGGCCAGGCGCTGATCCCGGCCGCCGTCGGCACGGCTCTCGGTGTCCTCGCCGGTCACCTGCTCGCCGTCCCCGTACTGGCCGAGACCGAGGAGGTCTACGGCACCTCCTCCCTTGCCATCACCCCCTGGGTCGACCTGGCGGTGATCGCCGGGGTGCTCGGCCTGGTGGCGGCGACCGCGTGCGCGAGTGCCTGGCGGGCCGGGCGGCTGCGTACGGTCGATGCGCTCGCCGTCGGGTGTTCCGCTTCGGCGGGGCTCGGCCGGTGGGCGGCCCGCTTGGCCGGACGCCTGCCGTTGCCGCAGCCGGTCGCCCTGGGCCTGGCCCGGCCCTTCGCTCGGCCCGCCCGCGCGCTGGCCATGGGCACCGTCATCCTGTTCGGCGCCATCGCCGTTACGTTCACCGTGGGGATGGGCGCCTCGCTCGGCCAGGTGATGAAAGCCAGGGCCCACGACGCGGCCGATGTCGTCGTGCCCGCGCCCTTGCCGGACTTCGGCCCTCAAGGCGCTGGCCCCGAGAAGCAGCCCGAGGCCGATCCCGCTGCGGTCGCCGCGGCCATCGAGGCCGCCGCCGGGACCGGGAAGTACTACAGTGCCGCGACGGTACGGGCGACCGTGTCCGGCCTGACCGGCACCATCGACGTGAACGCCTTCACCGGCGACGCCTCCTGGGGCGGCTACACGATGGTCTCGGGCCGCTGGATCGACAGGCCCGGCGAGGCCGTGGTCCCGACCCCCTTCCTGGCCGCCACCGGCACCCGCATCGGCGACACCGTCACCCTGAACGGCCTGGCCGAGCCGGTCATGGTCCGGATCGTCGGCGAGGTCCTCGACCCCCGCAACGACGGCATGCAGGTCTTCACCGACGCCTCGACCCTCACGGCCGCACATCCCGACCTGACGGAGACGAGCCATCACATCGCGGTCACATCAGGCACCGATGTCTCCGCCTACGTCGACACTCTGAACAAGGATCTGGCACCGCTGGGTGTCACCGCCCGAGCCGGCGGGCTCGACGCCGGGAGCGACATGGTCGTCACGCTCAACGCGCTGTCCGCGATCCTCACGCTGATGCTCGTCGCCGTCGCCGCGCTCGGCGTACTCAACGGCGTGCTGCTCGACACCCGCGAGCGCGTCCGGGAGATCGGTGTCCACAAGGCGCTCGGCATGACCCCCCGGCAGACCATCGCGATGGTCCTCACCTCGGTCGTCGTGACCGGACTGGTCGCCGGCACTCTGGGCGTGCCGCTGGGTGTGGCCCTGCACGGCTGGGTCATCCCCGCGATGGGCGACAGCGTGGGGCTCCGCCTTCCCGGTTCCGTCATCGCCGTCTACCACGGAGCTGAACTGTTCCCGCTCGCACTCGGCGGCCTGCTCATCGCCACCCTGGGCGCGCTCCTGCCCGCCGGCTGGGCCGCCAGGGCTCGAACCGCCGCGGCCCTGCGCACCGAATAGGAGGTCAGGGTCAGAGGTCGTGCCTCCGACCCCCACCGCAAGGAGCGGTGGGGGTCGGTTGGCTACCGGCCTTCATCAAGGAGGTGAGCGTGTACGACCAGCAGAGACGGGTGGAAGGGACAAGCCATGGGCCCAGCTTTTCCGCCCGTCGGTGTCAACTGCACGAGCCGAAGGGGGCGGTGCTGCTCGGGGCGGGCAGTGGGCGCACTTTGTGATTGGCTGCCGCCTGCTTGCGCAGACGTTCGATCTCGTCGTGTTGGGCGGCCAGCCGAGAGATCGCCAAGGTCTTGAAATCGGTCAATTCCGCCAGCTGCTCGTCGCGGGCGCCGATTCGCCTCCTCAGCTCGGCGTTCTCCTTCTTGAGCCGATCGATCTGCGCGACTCGGGGATCGAGGATCTCTCCGGCGTCCCGAAGCTCCCTGAGTCGCCGTTCGAACTCCTCGGCGAGATGCTGGTAGGCGCCAGGCCTGGTGGTGCCATCGCGGTTCGTTTTGGGATAGAAGCCGGTGCGGGTCACCCCGGCCAGGGTGGCGAGGGTCTTGAGGTCCGCCCTTCCGCCGGGCGGCAGGCTCCCGCTCAAGATCCGCTCCATAGCAGCCCGGATCGCGGCCTCGTTACGGGTCTTGGTCTCCTCGGTGAGCCGGGCCATCTCAGTCCTCTCCAACGGACGCGGCCTGCGCGGCGTCGATCTCGGCGACGACCCGCAGGGCGCGATCGCGCTCGGGTACCAGCCGTGCTTTCTCGCCCTTGGCCACCCGAGGGCTCTCGATGAACACATCAATCGCGGTGGCCTGTCCGGCCCAGACGGGACGGTGGCAGGGGTGGTGGGTGGCCTGGGGGCAGCGAGCCGAGTCGCACATGCCGACGAGCGGCTTGGTCGCATTCGGCGTGCCGGCCAGGCGCAGGCACAGGGCCTTCGAGGGGTCACGGAACCAGCAGAAGTTGGCAGGCCCGACGTGGAGCGTTTTGGCCTGTTTCCGCAGGAGATTCTCCAGGTGACGGTCGTCCTTGAGGACCTTCGGGTCTGTGCCGGCCGCGTCCTTCAGCTGGGCATCCACGTGGTGGAATGCCTCGATCAGGCCGCGTGCACCGGGACCGGCGGGCATACGGCCTGCTTGGACATCGCGGAATGCCTGCACCGTCAGCTGCACGTGATGGGCTTCCTCGGCCTC
This DNA window, taken from Streptomyces sp. SCSIO 30461, encodes the following:
- a CDS encoding ABC transporter ATP-binding protein, yielding MTVPVIELREVSRRYDDGPPALHDASLTVQSGEAVAILGPSGSGKSTLLNLIAGLDRPDTGTVTVDGVRVDQLREAGSALYRRSKIGLVFQFFNLLDDLTVTDNVVLPARLAGMARGEADRRTAELLELLGIDRHARSYPGRLSGGERQRVAVARALMNRPALLLADEPTGALDTAAGQDVSKLLADLNAEGQTIVVVTHDLALARSCTNHTVRITDGRITEDVRSRAAAPEAVR
- a CDS encoding histidine kinase, translated to MDARTTLEWLREAAGQTVRDARLPSGPPLRPTLRARQFDALVALALGIATVYYGIDNANNVVVREIAPGVEIVIPRPSGPSGLAFMVTLAVIASGALALRRRYPVAVLCVVTAATLATPQSVLRLTFYAFIIAVYSAAVYSPYRVATLAALAVSVVLVGTSGNSVTPIVPNEYIALLILVPMAVAAIGLRTWKLRTDEGRTRLSALEREQAEALRRAVEHERARIARELHDVVTHNVSVMIIQAGAARKIMKTSPEEADEALLAVEAGGRAAMTELRHVMGLLTMADEGEGTDGGADLADTAAELTPQPGLDQLETLVGRVRDTGLPVGLTVTGPPRPLPPGLELAAYRVVQEALTNTVKHASGATAAVTVEYGPERLRVEVTDTGGHPGAGAGSGRGLIGLRERLAVYDGTLNVGRRLTGGYRVEALIPLETP
- a CDS encoding FtsX-like permease family protein, whose amino-acid sequence is MSALGKVVRSGVGRRRVQTLVIGLATMMAVAASVLGGSLLVVSGAPFDDAFAQQHGAHLSVQFDADKVSAGQLSRSKDAEGVSDAAGPFRTVTVTPQSDGAGPGWPMTVVGRGNPGRNVDEVALLDGRWPTRSGEIVLSADSSLFPTLGMKITFPELSGGPTLTVVGVARSVTQTADAWVVPSQMPALTAPGSGGYQMLYRFTDAGTVAQITAGGKAVTKTLPPGTAVGEQSWLTVKETAERDTAVYVPFLIAFGALGLVMSVLIVGNVVASAVGTGTRRIGILKAVGFTPFQVVRAYVGQALIPAAVGTALGVLAGHLLAVPVLAETEEVYGTSSLAITPWVDLAVIAGVLGLVAATACASAWRAGRLRTVDALAVGCSASAGLGRWAARLAGRLPLPQPVALGLARPFARPARALAMGTVILFGAIAVTFTVGMGASLGQVMKARAHDAADVVVPAPLPDFGPQGAGPEKQPEADPAAVAAAIEAAAGTGKYYSAATVRATVSGLTGTIDVNAFTGDASWGGYTMVSGRWIDRPGEAVVPTPFLAATGTRIGDTVTLNGLAEPVMVRIVGEVLDPRNDGMQVFTDASTLTAAHPDLTETSHHIAVTSGTDVSAYVDTLNKDLAPLGVTARAGGLDAGSDMVVTLNALSAILTLMLVAVAALGVLNGVLLDTRERVREIGVHKALGMTPRQTIAMVLTSVVVTGLVAGTLGVPLGVALHGWVIPAMGDSVGLRLPGSVIAVYHGAELFPLALGGLLIATLGALLPAGWAARARTAAALRTE